Genomic DNA from Acipenser ruthenus chromosome 41, fAciRut3.2 maternal haplotype, whole genome shotgun sequence:
AATGAACATGGTCCTTAGGGTTTGTCTCCAGTGTGAATTCACTGGTGTGTTTGAAGATGTCCTAACTtgttgaaactcttcccacagtcagagcactgatacaatttctctcctgtgtgagtttgctggtgtgttttttgAGGTTacttaactgactgaaactcttcccacagtcagagcagcaatacggtttctctcctgtatgaattcgctggtgtattttcagttttcctgaaactctgaaactcttcccacagttagagcagtgatacggtttctctcctgtgtgaattttatggtgtgttttcaggtttcctaacagactgaaactcttcccacagtcagagcagcaatatggtttctctcctgtatgaattcgctggtgtgttttcagtgttcctgaatttctgaaagtctttccacagtcagagcagcaatacggtttctctcctgtgtgagttcgctcaTGTTTTTTCAgggttcctctttctctgaaaatcttcccacagtcagagcagcaatacggtttctctcctgtgtgaattttatggtgtgATTTCAGGTGTCCaaacagactgaaactcttcccacagtcagagcagcaatatggtttctctcctgtgtgaatttgatggtgtgatttcaggtttcctaacagactgaaactcttcccacagacagagcagcaatacggtttttctcctgtatgaattcgctggtgtgttttcagttgttctgaaactctgaatctcttcccacagtcagagcagcaatacggtttctctcctgtatgaattcgttggtgtgttttcagttgttctgaaactctgaaactcttcccacagtcagagcagcaatacggtttctctcctgtatgaattcgttGGTGTATTTTCAGGTATCCTAagtgattgaaactcttcccacagacagagcagcgatatggtttctctcctgtgtgaatttgctggtgttttttcaggtttcctaagcgactgaaactcttcccacagtcagagcagcgatatggtttctctcctgtgtgaatttgctggtgtgttttcaggtttcctaagcgaatgaaactcttcccacagtcaggatattctccagcgctcgccctcgctttagctgctggactggaacctggaaaacatgaacaggaaagaaagtaagaggggctGCTTGTAGGCTTGGGGCGTGTGGCtgggtggaggagtggattaaagcaggggttcccaattttttttacccgaggcccacctgttcagctgcatcaggcactgcggcccactattagcactccttgggaaaatgtcaaattaaaaacattttctatgtttaaacctgtaacattataaataaagctaatctaaactgtcctttattcatttgaataaataatgtgaaagatggaaatcacatcgAATATGCACAGAGTTAAAAATTCAAACACTTTCATTTTAGTGAATACAATAAGTTGCAAAGAttaaacagacgtttttatcaaccttttaaattaggtacctttgtataattgaaaattCTAGAAATGCGGTTATTTTTCTTGGTTATCAAACAagaaagtgcatgtctcttattattcccattcataaattcctttacaggaatcacttttgagtaaaaccagtacaacatgCACAAAAACATGACTCTTAAATCCTGATTTCTGAACACTGTGCaactaaaacgtccagccgtCACCTCATACGATAACTGTCACACAtacaatacagaaggaaacgagagccttccagaagttacttttttcgcaaatactctgtacaaccaaatacaatttgcaaaatcacattcagttagcttgcaacatcccccccccaaaaaaaaaaaataaaaatcagagtGCAGCTGCGCCAAAAGAAAACTTACAATAAATCCACCTGCAGCGAAATCTGAAATCagtcaaaaaacattttattattattattattattattattattattattattattattattattattattatgtttcaacAAAAAATATTCTAGTGTTATTTTAAGACGtctgtgaacgagccagtaatcaataaaatagcagtataaccaaacattttaataaatcaattaacggCATGCAACAAGACTTATCAGTTTGAttcataacttgatttagttaatattgaaacatacagacgtgctcaaatttgttggtacccttacagctcattgaaataatgcttcattcctcctgaaaagtgatgaaattaaaagctattttatcatgtattcttgcatgcctttggtatgtcatagaataaagcaaagaagctgtgaaaagagatgaattattgcttattctacaaagatattctaaaatggcctggacacatttgttggtaccccttagaaaagataataaataattggattatagtgatattttaaactaattagtttctttaattagtatcacacatgtctccaaccTTGTAATCAGtaattcagcctatttaaatggaggaaagtagtcactgtgctgtttggtatcattgtgtgcaccacactgaacatggaccagggaaagcaaaggagagagttgtctgaggagatcagaaagaaaataatagacaagcatggtaaaggtaaaggctacacgaccatctccaagcagcttgatgctcctgtgacaacagttgcaaatattattaagaagtttaaggtccatggaactgtagccaacctccctgggcgcggccgcaagaggaaaatcgaccccagattgaacagaaagatagtgcgaatggtagaaaaagaaccaaggataactgtcaaagagatacaagctgaactccaaggtgaaggtacgtcagtttctgatcgcaccatccgtcgctttttgagcgaaagtgggctccatagaagaagacccaggaggactccacttttgaaagaaaaacataaaaaagccagactggaatttgctaaaatgcatattgacaagccacaatccttctgggagaatgtcctttggacagatgagtcaaaactggagctttttggcaagtcacatcagctctatgttcacagacgaaaaaatgaagctttcaaagagaagaacaccatacctacagtgaaacatggaggaggctcggttatgttttggggctgctttgctgcgcctggcacagggtgccttgaatctgtgcagggcacaatgaaatctcaagactatcaaggcattctggagcgaaacgtactgcccagtgtcagaaagctttgtctcagtcgcaggtcatgggtcctccaacaggataatgacccaaaacacacagctaaaagcacccaagaatggataagaacaaaacattggactattctgaagtggccttctatgagtcctgatctgaatcctatcgaacatctatggaaagagctgaaacttgcagtctggagaaggcacccatcaaacctgagacagctggagcagtttgctcaggaagagtgggccaaactacctgttaacaggtgcagaagtctcattgagagctacagaaaacgtttgattgcagtgattgcctctaaaggttgtgcaacaaaatattaggttagcggtcccatcatttttgtccattccatttttttattatttacaatattatgttgaataaaaaatcaaaagcaaagtctgatttctattaaatatggaataaacaatggtggatgccaattacttttgtcagtttcaagttatttcagagaaaattgtgcattcttcgttttttgtggaggggtaccaacaaatttgagcacgtctgtacatcaAAGCACTCAATATTTCAAATGTTAATAGCTACTTAGTgacaaaaacgtattcatcattGGCATCAAttgtaaatgaatgttattataaAAGTTAGTATGagaacgtttctacaaaagaaaaaaacccattccagctcctcaaagctgagcccgcggtacaaatgcattcaaactcctgcagctgc
This window encodes:
- the LOC131709121 gene encoding zinc finger protein OZF-like, which gives rise to MDSVKMESVQIKEEFPELELVPIRVEFSRLASLPIKQELCEMQCDSSQPEDCEIKAEHNELEIPQTEEPLPVKQEEVLETVCIKQEPPEVEFDHMEPVKEESEDFKPNIPELEPVGLREYSMVLERIYVREQGTGEEGSPNSTQGGGKEDGRSHSECSLAGSSPAAKARASAGEYPDCGKSFIRLGNLKTHQQIHTGEKPYRCSDCGKSFSRLGNLKKHQQIHTGEKPYRCSVCGKSFNHLGYLKIHQRIHTGEKPYCCSDCGKSFRVSEQLKTHQRIHTGEKPYCCSDCGKRFRVSEQLKTHQRIHTGEKPYCCSVCGKSFSLLGNLKSHHQIHTGEKPYCCSDCGKSFSLFGHLKSHHKIHTGEKPYCCSDCGKIFRERGTLKKHERTHTGEKPYCCSDCGKTFRNSGTLKTHQRIHTGEKPYCCSDCGKSFSLLGNLKTHHKIHTGEKPYHCSNCGKSFRVSGKLKIHQRIHTGEKPYCCSDCGKSFSQLSNLKKHTSKLTQERNCISALTVGRVSTS